A genomic region of Larus michahellis chromosome 21, bLarMic1.1, whole genome shotgun sequence contains the following coding sequences:
- the TAF8 gene encoding transcription initiation factor TFIID subunit 8 yields the protein MRTALYGSKMADTASGSSGTRSGSKHASTPADNYYLARRRTLQVVVSSLLTEAGFESAEKAAVETLTEMLQSYISEIGRSAKSYCEHTARTQPTLSDIVVTLVEMGFNVETLPAYAKRSQRMVITAPPVTNQPVTPKALTAGQNKPHPSHIPGHFPEFPDPHTYIKTPTYREPVSDYQVLREKAASQRRDVERALTRFMAKTGETQSLFKDDVSTFPLIAARPFTVPYLTALLPSELEMQQMEETDSSEQDDQTDTENLPLHMSTDDSGPEKENASVLQQNTSLSGSRNGEENVIDNPYLRPVKKPKIRRKK from the exons ATGCGCACAGCTCTATATGGCTCCAAGATGGCCGACACAGCGTCCGGTAGCTCCGGCACG AGGTCGGGCAGCAAACATGCGAGCACGCCTGCGGATAACTACTACCTGGCTCGGAGGAGGACTCTGCAGGTAGTGGTCAGCTCCCTGCTCACCGAGGCCGGCTTCGAGAGCGCAGAGAAGGCGGCGGTGGAGACGCTGACGGAGATGTTACAGAGCT ATATTTCTGAGATTGGAAGGAGTGCAAAGTCCTACTGTGAACATACAGCGAGAACGCAGCCTACGCTCTCTGATATCGTGGTTACTCTTGTGGAAATGG ggtTCAATGTTGAAACGCTTCCTGCATATGCCAAGCGCTCCCAGAGGATGGTCATCACTGCCC CTCCTGTGACAAACCAGCCCGTGACTCCCAAAGCCCTGACAGCTGGCCAGAACAAGCCACATCCATCCCACATTCCTGGCCATTTCCCTGAGTTTCCAGATCCTCACACTTACATCAAGACACCA ACATACCGGGAGCCAGTATCTGATTATCAAGTCCTTCGGGAAAAGGCAGCATCTCAACGGCGTGATGTAGAAAGAGCTCTCACACGTTTCATGGCTAAGACGGGAGAAACACAGAGTCTCTTCAAAGATGATGTTAGCACATTCCCAT TGATTGCTGCCAGGCCTTTCACTGTACCCTACCTGACAGCTCTTCTCCCCTCTGAGCTGGAAATGCAGCAAATGGAAGAAACGGATTCATCTGAGCAAGACGACCAGACAGACACCGAGAATCTCCCCCTGCACATGAGCACG GATGATTCAGGACCTGAAAAGGAGAATGCTTCAGTGTTACAGCAGAACACCTCCCTGTCAGGCAGTCGGAATGGGGAGGAAAATGTGATAGACAATCCCTACCTCCGGCCAGTGAAGAAGCCCAAGATCCGCAGAAAGAAGTGA